A single window of uncultured Methanospirillum sp. DNA harbors:
- a CDS encoding acetyl-CoA carboxylase biotin carboxylase subunit produces MKYFDKILIANRGEIAIRVMRACRELGIDTVAVYSEADKNSLFVHYADEAFPVGPAPPSKSYLNMERIISVAKTAGAEAIHPGYGFLAENAAFSGLCEEEGITFIGPKKKTIAAMGSKIRSKQTMKDAGVPVLPGTDGGIDDLEIAAKVADQIGYPVIVKASAGGGGIGMQIVHDPSEIEEAIAGAMRIAESAFGDRTVFIEKYLQKPRHVEVQVFCDEHDNGVHMFERECSIQRRHQKLIEEAPCPVMTPELRERMTESALKVAEAVDYVNAGTVEFLYDNGNYYFMEMNTRLQVEHTITELVTGIDLVRQQIVVAAGDPLEYAQEDITIRGHAIECRINAEDPLNNFAADPGKIIRYRSPGGPGIRLDSGIHAGYTIPPHYDSMIAKLCAWGMNRDLAIARMRRAIYEYVILGVKTTLPLHHAVMHNPEFIAGNTHTHFLQEEHILKTLKRYIQEDETRMTQLATPLRNDRKIAAISAGLIAVIEKNKE; encoded by the coding sequence ATGAAGTATTTTGACAAGATACTCATTGCCAACCGGGGAGAGATCGCGATCAGGGTCATGCGCGCGTGCCGCGAACTCGGGATCGATACGGTCGCTGTTTATTCTGAAGCAGACAAAAACTCGCTCTTTGTTCACTATGCCGATGAGGCCTTTCCCGTAGGGCCGGCTCCGCCATCCAAGTCCTATTTGAACATGGAGCGGATCATCTCGGTGGCAAAGACCGCCGGGGCCGAGGCAATCCACCCGGGATATGGATTTCTCGCTGAAAACGCTGCGTTCTCAGGGCTTTGTGAAGAGGAAGGTATCACATTCATCGGCCCGAAGAAGAAGACCATCGCAGCGATGGGATCCAAGATCAGGTCCAAGCAGACGATGAAGGATGCCGGGGTCCCAGTCCTGCCCGGTACCGATGGCGGGATAGATGATCTTGAGATCGCAGCAAAGGTTGCAGATCAGATCGGATATCCGGTGATCGTGAAGGCCAGTGCTGGGGGTGGCGGAATCGGTATGCAGATCGTCCACGATCCTTCTGAGATCGAGGAGGCGATCGCTGGTGCGATGCGTATCGCTGAATCAGCATTCGGTGACCGGACAGTCTTCATCGAGAAGTACCTTCAGAAACCCAGGCATGTCGAGGTCCAGGTCTTCTGCGATGAGCATGACAACGGCGTTCACATGTTCGAGCGTGAGTGTTCGATCCAGCGCAGGCATCAGAAACTGATCGAGGAAGCCCCCTGCCCGGTGATGACACCAGAGCTGCGTGAGCGGATGACTGAGTCTGCCCTGAAGGTTGCAGAAGCGGTCGACTACGTGAACGCAGGTACGGTCGAGTTCCTGTACGACAACGGGAACTACTACTTCATGGAGATGAACACCAGGCTCCAGGTCGAACACACCATCACCGAACTGGTGACAGGTATCGATCTTGTCAGACAGCAGATCGTGGTTGCTGCAGGTGATCCCCTCGAGTATGCCCAGGAGGATATCACAATCAGGGGTCATGCCATCGAATGCCGAATCAACGCCGAAGATCCCCTAAACAACTTTGCCGCAGATCCCGGGAAGATCATCAGGTACCGTTCACCTGGCGGACCGGGAATCAGGCTTGACTCAGGTATTCATGCCGGGTACACAATCCCACCACACTATGACTCGATGATCGCCAAACTCTGTGCATGGGGAATGAACAGAGACCTGGCAATCGCCAGGATGCGTCGTGCAATCTACGAGTATGTGATCCTTGGTGTGAAGACAACCCTGCCACTCCATCACGCCGTCATGCACAACCCAGAGTTCATAGCAGGGAACACTCATACGCACTTCCTCCAGGAGGAGCATATCTTAAAGACACTCAAGCGGTACATCCAGGAGGACGAGACCAGGATGACCCAGCTTGCAACGCCTCTCAGGAATGATCGGAAGATTGCAGCCATCAGTGCAGGGCTGATCGCTGTTATTGAGAAGAATAAAGAATAA
- a CDS encoding pyridoxamine 5'-phosphate oxidase family protein, translated as MRRTDKEVRDQRWIDAVLTKALFCHLAINGDEYPCLVPMNFVWYEGRLILHSAPDGEKIRSLRKNPRVTFAVETDPELVTHTTACGYGMRYRSVIGQGIARFVEEYEEKNNLLKVLSEKYTSYRVDDFPPDKLAHVAVFVITPASLTGKNSWYPLER; from the coding sequence ATGCGCAGAACAGACAAGGAAGTCCGCGATCAGAGATGGATTGATGCTGTTCTCACGAAAGCCCTCTTTTGTCATCTGGCTATAAACGGTGATGAGTATCCCTGTCTGGTACCAATGAATTTCGTCTGGTATGAAGGGAGGCTCATCCTTCACTCTGCCCCCGACGGTGAGAAGATCAGATCACTTCGGAAAAACCCACGCGTGACATTTGCGGTAGAGACCGATCCCGAACTCGTTACCCATACCACTGCCTGTGGATATGGGATGCGGTACCGGAGTGTCATCGGACAGGGTATCGCCAGGTTTGTCGAAGAGTATGAGGAGAAGAACAACCTGCTCAAAGTACTCTCTGAAAAATACACGTCATACCGGGTTGATGATTTTCCACCAGACAAACTTGCTCACGTGGCCGTGTTCGTCATCACACCCGCATCGCTTACCGGGAAGAATTCGTGGTACCCGCTCGAAAGATGA
- a CDS encoding CBS domain-containing protein → MDLSLIQNDILITLISLYEKKSIPIKGEEIADIILRNPGTVRNQMQALKAIGLVDGIPGPKGGYHPTAVAYKELNLKRDGEVYEVKISRDSEVIPGVKVAEIIFTTLSHADICHAQIRIIGSVKLFNIGDVITIGPTPMNKLMIKGEVFGKDENEPALIVSILEMVSLPKKPIRSYMTAPIKMLSTRSTLMDAIHLFNKYRIHGAPVMEGNFLMGIITMTDILLAIEEKISLEAPVSEVMTEEVVQADASVQIYEVIRKFKEKQIGRLVVVEDGQPIGILTQSDIFRVIPTH, encoded by the coding sequence ATGGATCTGTCTCTTATCCAGAACGATATCCTCATCACCCTCATCAGTCTCTATGAGAAGAAGTCGATACCGATCAAGGGGGAGGAGATCGCTGATATCATTCTCAGGAACCCGGGAACGGTCAGAAACCAGATGCAGGCGCTCAAGGCCATCGGCCTTGTTGACGGGATTCCCGGACCCAAAGGCGGGTATCACCCGACCGCCGTCGCATACAAGGAACTCAACCTGAAGCGGGATGGGGAGGTCTACGAGGTAAAGATCTCCCGCGACAGTGAGGTCATCCCCGGTGTCAAGGTCGCAGAGATCATCTTCACCACCCTCTCGCATGCAGATATCTGTCATGCCCAGATCAGGATCATCGGGAGCGTGAAACTCTTCAATATCGGGGATGTGATCACCATCGGCCCGACTCCGATGAATAAACTGATGATTAAAGGGGAAGTGTTTGGGAAGGATGAGAATGAACCCGCACTCATCGTCTCTATCCTCGAGATGGTATCGCTTCCAAAAAAACCGATCCGCAGTTACATGACCGCACCGATCAAGATGCTCTCAACAAGATCAACTCTGATGGATGCGATCCATCTCTTCAATAAATACCGGATTCATGGGGCACCGGTCATGGAAGGGAATTTCCTCATGGGCATCATCACGATGACCGATATTCTCCTGGCAATTGAGGAGAAGATCAGCCTTGAGGCACCGGTAAGCGAGGTCATGACCGAGGAGGTTGTGCAGGCCGATGCTTCAGTCCAGATATACGAGGTCATCCGTAAGTTCAAGGAGAAGCAGATCGGCAGGCTGGTTGTTGTTGAAGATGGGCAGCCGATTGGGATCCTGACCCAGTCTGATATCTTCAGAGTTATCCCAACCCACTAA
- a CDS encoding GTPase, protein MNFERIPTVPTADEVLDRALRRAAAKMREKKQKKRASEEFVRAAYLSAHDKLVSVIQGFPEMDNLPRFYQDLFEVIWGIERLRKALGAVGWAARWSKDHRGGLAKDVRFSSDEDATASRKKAVARLASVVHQIDDQLLFLNEVRNVMRKLPVIEDVFTIVVAGFPNVGKSSFIRRVSSAEPEIASYPFTTKGVIIGHRYERREKIQLIDTPGLLDRPAEERNAIEKQAISAIINTADVILFILDPSTYCGFPLDEQMRLLEEIKELVHVPVIAVVNKSDVKTLEGYQAMSTASGEGVEEVLVALLAEKPAPGAAHHPGRQGYSDPDQEPADKEAYDRPSIKWRESGLRPPRRDEIEK, encoded by the coding sequence ATGAACTTCGAACGGATACCTACAGTTCCAACCGCAGACGAAGTCCTGGACAGGGCTCTTCGCCGTGCTGCGGCAAAGATGCGTGAGAAGAAGCAGAAGAAGCGTGCCTCAGAAGAGTTTGTGAGAGCAGCGTACCTCTCTGCTCACGACAAACTTGTCTCTGTCATCCAGGGGTTTCCTGAGATGGACAACCTCCCCCGGTTCTACCAGGATCTCTTCGAGGTGATCTGGGGTATAGAACGCCTTCGCAAGGCTCTCGGAGCTGTAGGCTGGGCAGCCAGGTGGTCAAAGGACCATAGGGGAGGTCTTGCCAAGGATGTCAGATTCTCCAGCGATGAGGATGCAACTGCCTCCCGGAAGAAGGCTGTGGCCAGGCTTGCATCAGTGGTTCACCAGATCGATGATCAACTCCTCTTCCTCAATGAGGTCAGGAATGTCATGCGCAAACTTCCGGTGATCGAGGATGTCTTCACCATCGTTGTGGCAGGATTCCCAAATGTGGGAAAGTCCTCATTCATCAGGAGAGTCTCGTCAGCAGAGCCTGAGATTGCGTCATACCCCTTCACCACCAAAGGGGTGATCATCGGTCACCGGTATGAACGCAGGGAGAAGATTCAACTTATCGACACCCCGGGACTGCTTGATCGGCCTGCAGAGGAGCGGAACGCAATCGAGAAGCAGGCGATATCAGCCATCATCAACACCGCTGATGTCATCCTGTTCATCCTTGACCCAAGTACCTACTGTGGGTTTCCCCTCGATGAGCAGATGCGTCTGCTCGAAGAGATCAAAGAACTTGTTCATGTGCCAGTAATAGCCGTGGTGAACAAGTCAGATGTGAAGACCCTTGAAGGGTACCAGGCGATGTCAACAGCGTCTGGTGAGGGGGTTGAGGAGGTTCTGGTAGCACTCCTCGCAGAAAAACCAGCACCCGGTGCCGCCCATCACCCGGGAAGACAGGGGTACTCAGATCCCGATCAGGAGCCAGCCGATAAGGAAGCCTATGATCGCCCCTCCATTAAGTGGCGGGAGTCCGGCTTGAGGCCTCCCCGACGAGACGAAATAGAGAAGTAA
- a CDS encoding presenilin family intramembrane aspartyl protease PSH: MESSDNQSPNSHYAGGRALNPLLALAAMPLMLLLVEIGAVILSVPMIQSGYAVFEDPSSLENPIWFIAMLLGFTVVLLVLLKYHQKWALQLLIWASLFLSFIYVFTGLFSLAGVSSVVSVGGGLLLSVGATVLLAKYPEWYVVDVLGVLLSAGISSIFGISLEPVPVILLLVLLAVYDAISVYRTKHMLTLAEGVIENRMPIMVVVPRKEGYSFIRDGVGGIVKPEASVEASGSRSGEEEKRPERAAYLMGLGDLIMPSILVVSAAVFLPEKGMFGFSLPVITTMIGSVTGMALLLYFVSSGRPQAGLPPLNGGAIIGFLIGWLLIGI, translated from the coding sequence ATGGAATCATCTGATAATCAGTCTCCGAATTCTCATTATGCAGGTGGAAGAGCGTTGAACCCGCTCCTCGCCCTCGCTGCAATGCCCCTGATGCTCCTGCTCGTAGAGATCGGTGCGGTAATCCTGTCAGTCCCAATGATCCAGTCCGGGTATGCTGTCTTTGAAGATCCTTCATCACTCGAAAACCCGATCTGGTTCATTGCGATGCTGCTCGGATTCACCGTGGTCCTGCTTGTTCTGCTGAAGTATCACCAGAAGTGGGCTCTCCAGTTGCTCATCTGGGCATCACTCTTCCTTTCATTCATCTATGTCTTCACCGGTCTCTTCTCACTCGCCGGTGTTAGTTCGGTCGTTTCTGTTGGTGGCGGACTGCTCCTCTCGGTAGGGGCGACTGTTCTCCTTGCAAAATATCCTGAGTGGTACGTGGTTGATGTACTCGGGGTGCTCCTCTCTGCAGGGATCTCCTCGATATTTGGGATCTCACTCGAACCGGTACCGGTTATTCTACTGCTGGTTCTTCTTGCAGTCTATGACGCAATATCGGTGTACCGGACAAAACACATGCTGACCCTTGCCGAAGGTGTCATCGAGAACCGGATGCCGATCATGGTTGTTGTTCCCAGGAAGGAAGGATATTCGTTCATCAGGGACGGTGTCGGCGGGATAGTAAAGCCAGAAGCATCTGTTGAGGCTTCGGGCTCCAGGTCGGGAGAAGAGGAGAAGAGACCTGAACGGGCTGCATACCTGATGGGACTTGGGGATCTGATCATGCCCTCTATCCTTGTCGTATCAGCAGCGGTATTTCTGCCTGAAAAAGGAATGTTCGGATTTTCCCTGCCCGTGATCACAACAATGATCGGCTCGGTTACAGGGATGGCATTACTTCTCTATTTCGTCTCGTCGGGGAGGCCTCAAGCCGGACTCCCGCCACTTAATGGAGGGGCGATCATAGGCTTCCTTATCGGCTGGCTCCTGATCGGGATCTGA
- the fen gene encoding flap endonuclease-1, which translates to MGVALRDIIAPYKHPAEPQDLTGVASVDAYNALYQFLSIIRQPDGTPLMDKEGRVTSHLSGIFYRTSNFLQQGIQPVWIFDGKPPELKSRTIDERRAVREEAQEKWEQAKREGDTAGAFRYAMASSRLDDEVLHSARKLLDLLGVPVLDAPSEGEAEASNMVRTGAARYVASQDYDTLLFGAPLLVRNLTVSGKRRLHGRMVNVQPETVILDEVLTGLGLSREDLIDVAILVGTDFNEGAAGVGAKTALKRVKAGEFGEVISSKLPNLDPEPVRDFFLNPPVSDGYPIEWKIPDHHRIITFLCGDYGFSEERINPILEKISGRGKQRTLDSWF; encoded by the coding sequence ATGGGTGTAGCCTTACGGGATATCATCGCCCCCTATAAACATCCGGCAGAGCCACAGGATCTGACCGGTGTTGCATCTGTTGATGCATACAACGCGCTCTATCAGTTTCTGTCCATCATCAGGCAGCCGGACGGGACCCCGCTCATGGACAAAGAAGGGAGGGTGACATCCCATCTTTCAGGAATATTTTACCGCACCAGCAACTTTCTCCAGCAGGGCATACAGCCGGTCTGGATCTTTGACGGGAAACCTCCGGAACTGAAGAGCAGGACGATAGATGAGCGTCGTGCTGTGAGAGAAGAGGCGCAGGAAAAATGGGAGCAGGCAAAGCGTGAAGGTGACACGGCCGGCGCATTCAGGTATGCCATGGCTTCATCCAGACTTGATGATGAGGTTTTACACTCTGCACGTAAACTGCTGGATCTGCTCGGAGTCCCGGTGCTTGATGCTCCTTCCGAGGGAGAGGCTGAAGCATCCAACATGGTCCGCACCGGTGCAGCCCGGTATGTTGCATCTCAGGATTATGACACCCTGCTCTTCGGAGCACCACTCCTGGTGAGAAATCTTACCGTATCAGGAAAGAGGAGACTCCATGGCAGGATGGTAAATGTCCAGCCTGAAACCGTAATTCTTGATGAAGTACTCACAGGTCTGGGATTAAGCAGGGAGGATCTCATCGACGTTGCAATCCTAGTGGGGACAGATTTCAACGAAGGAGCAGCAGGAGTCGGTGCCAAAACTGCCCTGAAAAGAGTAAAGGCAGGTGAGTTCGGGGAGGTCATCTCATCAAAACTCCCTAATCTTGATCCTGAACCAGTCAGAGATTTCTTCCTCAACCCGCCAGTTTCGGACGGGTATCCGATCGAATGGAAAATACCAGACCACCATAGGATCATAACGTTTCTCTGCGGAGATTACGGATTTTCTGAGGAGCGGATAAACCCGATCCTTGAGAAGATCAGCGGCAGAGGAAAACAGAGAACCCTTGATAGTTGGTTCTGA